Sequence from the Flavobacterium sp. TR2 genome:
ATGACTAAAACTGCTCAATCGGTATGGGAAAACTGTTTGTCCTTTATAAAGGATAATATTCAAGACCAAGCATATAAAACTTGGTTCGAACCAATCAAATCAGTTGAGCTAACCGATAACGCATTATACATTCAGGTTCCAAGTAAATTTTTCTACGAATGGCTCGAAGAGCATTACGTAAAATTATTGAAAGTTGCGCTTACCAAAGAACTGGGAAAAAACGCAAAGTTACTCTATAAAATTAAAATGGAGAACACTTATGGCAATAAACAGCCGTTTACCGAGCAGCTGCCAAGTGCCAACAGAGTGCCAATGAAACCGCAAGAGGTTGATGCTCCGTTTAAAAACTTAAATCCCGAACTAAAAAATCCTTTTGTAATTCCTGGAATCAGAAATTTAAAAATTGAGTCTCAGTTAAATCCGAACTACAGTTTTGACAATTTCTTAGAAGGAGATTCCAATAGATTAGCCCGTTCTGCTGGTATGGCGGTTGCCAATAAACCAGGGGGCACTTCATTTAATCCTTTATTGATTTTTGGAGGAGTTGGTTTAGGGAAAACACACTTAGCGCACGCTATAGGTGTAGAAGTAAAAGACAAATATCCAGAAAAAACCGTTTTATACATTTCTGCTGAAATTTTTACACAGCAATACATTGATTCTGTTAAAAAGAATAATCGTAATGATTTTATTCACTTTTATCAGCTAATCGATGTTTTAATTATTGACGACGTTCAGTTCTTATCTGGAAAATCTGGAACACAAGACGTATTCTTCCACATTTTCAACTATTTGCACCAAAACGGAAAACAAGTAATCTTAACTTCTGACAAAGCTCCTGTTGATATGCAGGATATCGAGCAGAGATTATTGTCTCGTTTCAAATGGGGATTGTCTGCAGAATTGCATCAGCCAGATTACGAAACTCGTATTTCAATCTTAAAAAATATTTTATATCGTGATGGTGTTGAAATGCCAGAAGATATTTTAGAATATGTTGCTCGAAACATTAAATCAAATGTTAGAGAATTGGAAGGCGCAATTATCTCGTTAATCGCCCAATCTTCTTTCAACAAAAAAGAAGTTACGATCGAACTGGCAAAAAGCGTTGTAGAGAAATTTGTTAAAAACGTTAAAAGAGAAATCTCTATCGATTATATCCAAAAAATCGTTTCAGATTATTTCCAATTAGATATTGAAACACTTCAATCTAAGACTCGAAAGAGGCACGTGGTGCAAGCAAGACAATTAGCCATGTTCTTTGCTAAAAAATTCACCAAAGCTTCTTTGGCTAATATTGGTTCGCAAATTGGAGATCGCGATCACGCAACTGTTCTTCATGCTTGCAAAACAGTAGACAACTTAGTTTCTACAGACAAACAATTTAAAAAGTTTGTTGAAGACATCAATAAAAAACTAACGCTTTAATACGCCCCATGCCTGTAAAAATCTTAATGGTTTGTTTAGGGAATATTTGCAGATCTCCTTTAGCGGAAGGAATTTTAGCCTCTAAATTGCCTCAAGATCTTTTTTTAGTTGATTCTGCAGGAACAGGTTCTTGGCACGTGGGCCATTGTCCTGACAAACGTTCTATTGAAGTTGCCAAAAAATACGGAATCAATATCAGCTCGCAAAAAGGAAGACAGATAAAAGTCTCTGATTTTGATGAATTTGATTATATCTACGTGATGGATAATTCAAATTTTAGAGATGTTCTCCATTTGGCTAAAACTCCAGAACATAAAAATAAAGTCCGTTTAATTTTAAACGATTTATTCCCAAACGAAAACGTCGATGTTCCTGATCCGTATTACGGTTCTGCCAACGGTTTTGAAAACGTTTATAAAATGTTAGACGAAGTGACTGATCTAATTGCAGATCAGCTTCTTAAAAAACACTCCTAATCAGATTCAATTGTTTCTAAAAAAGAGATAGTTGAATTTTTTAATTTTAAACAAAAGCACATGAAATCTTTCGGAAAATTATATCTAATTCCAACTACAATGGGCGAAAGCGATCCGATGGATGTTTTGCCGCAAACTGTTAGAAGAACGATAGAAGTTATCGACCATTATATTGTTGAAAATGATAAAACAGCCCGAAAATCAATAAAAGCAGTTTATCCCGAAAAAAAACAATCTGAACTGGTGCTTTTTACTTTAAACAAAAGAACAGAAACCAGCGAACATAACGATTTTATCAAACCTTTGCTGGATGGAAAAAACATGGGGCTAATGAGCGAAGCCGGCTGCCCTGGAGTTGCCGATCCTGGTGCTGCAATTGTAAAACTGGCACATGAAAAAGGAATTCAAGTTGTGCCTTTAGTCGGTCCTTCTTCTATCCTACTGGCCATGATGGCTTCTGGAATGAATGGACAGAGTTTTACTTTCAATGGTTATTTGCCAATTGATAAAGACGAGAAAAAATCGGCAATTCGTCATTTCGAGAAATTATCTTATGATAAAAACCAATCTCAACTATTCATTGAAACTCCGTACAGAAATAACAAACTGATTGAAGACCTTTTGCAGATTTTAAGTCCAGCAACTCATCTTTGCATTGCCGCTGATATTACTTTGCCAACAGAATTCATAAAAACCATGAAAGTTTCAGATTGGAAAAAATTAAAAATTGACATTGATAAACGTCCTGCGATTTTTATTATTCATAAAATGTAGTGGCAAACTAACGATTATATCTCAAAAAGTTTCCCTAATCAGACTTCACCATGAGCAAACTCCCAAAAGTAACCACAAGCATTTTTACGGTAATGTCAAAAATGGCAGCCGAATACAATGCCATAAATCTTTCTCAAGGATTTCCAAACTTCCCCGTAGATGAAAGACTGACAGATATTGTTGCCCGATTAGCTAAAGAAAATGTGCATCAATACACACCAATGGCAGGTTATCCGCCCCTGATGAACAAAATTGCGAAGCTGACTCAGGATTCTTATAACAGAACAATCGATCCAGATACTGAACTTTTGGTTACAGCGGGCGCAACGCAGGGAATTTTCACCACAATTTTGGCTTTAGTAAAAGAAAATGACGAAGTAGTTATTCTCGACCCGAGCTATGATTCGTACGAATCTCCTGTTTTACTTTGTAAAGCAAAACCCGTTCGAGTAGCTTTAAATGACGATTATACGCCAAATTGGGAAAGAATCGAAAAAGCTTGTTCGGAAAAAACAAGCTTGATGATTATCAATAATCCGCATAATCCGACGGGGAAAATTTTAACCGAAAATGATTTTATTCAGTTAAAAAATCTTCTTGAAAAATATCCAAACATTATCATTTTATCCGATGAAGTTTACGAGTATATTACTTTCGAAGAAAAACATATCTCGGCACATACCAAAGATTTCCTTTTAGACCGTTGTGTAATGGTTTCTTCTTTTGGAAAATCATTTCATATAACAGGCTGGAAAATTGGCTATACGATTGCGCCAGAATATTTAATGAAAGAAATCAAGAAAGTGCATCAGTTTTTGGTTTTTAGCGTAAATAGCATTTCACAATTTGCCATCAGCGAATATTTAGATGTTGTTGATGTCAATCTACTCGGAAAATTCTATCAGGAAAAACGTGATTATTTCCAAAAACTGCTTCAAAACAGCCGATTTGAATTGAAACCTTGCGAGGGAACTTATTTTCAGGTTGCTTCTTATGCCAACATTTCAGATGAAGATGATGTTCTTTCTGCAAAAATCTAATCATCGATCATGGCGTTGCAGCAATTCCAATTTCAACATTTTACTCCGATCATAAAGACCAGAAATTGATTCGTTTCTGCTTTGCAAAAGATAATTTGACTCTCGAATCAGCAGCAAAAAAACTGTGCGAAATATAAAGTTTATTAAAATTTTATAACAATATTATGCGTGCATCCTATTTTTTTAATTAATATTGTAAAAAAAGAAAAGTATGAGCTATACAGATAAAATGTTACGCGATGATGCCTTAAAAGGCAAAGTTATTGTAGTTACTGGGGGCGGAAGCGGTTTAGGAAAAGCAATGACAAAATATTTCTTAGAATTGGGCGCTCAAGTAGCGATTACTTCTAGAGATTTAGAAAAACTAAAAACAACAGCTGCTGAACTGGAAAGCCAAACTGGCGGTAAATGTCTACCTCTTCAATGTGATGTTCGCCATTACGAAGAAGTAGAAAATATGCTGCAAGCAACTTTAAAAGTTTTTGGAAAAGTTGATGTTCTTTTAAATAATGCTGCAGGAAATTTTATTTCTCCAACAGAAAGACTATCTGCAAATGCATTTGATACTGTAATAGATATCGTGCTTAAAGGTTCTAAAAACTGTACGCTTGCTTTTGGAAAACACTGGATCGACACCAAACAGACTTCGGCAACGATTTTGAATATAGTAACTACTTACGCTTGGACAGGATCTGCTTATGTTGTGCCTAGTGCTACGGCAAAAGCGGGAGTTTTGGCAATGACCAGAAGTCTTGCCGTAGAATGGGCTAAATACGGAATTCGCTCTAACGCGATTGCACCGGGACCTTTCCCAACAAAAGGCGCTTGGGACAGATTACTGCCTGGCGACCTTTCAGAAAAATTTGATATGGCTAAAAAAGTGCCGCTAAAAAGAGTTGGAGACCATCAGGAATTAGCCAATTTGGCTGCTTATTTAGTTTCCGATTTTTCATCTTACATCAATGGAGATGTTATCACGATTGATGGCGGCGAATGGTTAAAAGGCGCTGGACAATTCAACTTGCTAGAAGCAATTCCAGAAGAACTTTGGGATCAGCTTGAAATGATGATTAAAGCAAAAAAGAATAAATAATTACAAGTGCTTACTAAATTCAGAATATTTTTTTAATCTATACTGATTGCACGAAATCCCGAAGGTTTACTTTCGGGATTTTTTTTATACTTTTTAGCATATAATTAATAATCATTTTAACCATATAAGTAATATTAGTTCAGCTAAATACTGTTTTATTTAAATATTCTGCTACTTAAATTTGCTTACATTAGTTATATGGTTAAATCACATAATATGTTTAGGAATTCAGTTAAATTATTAATTTTGTCAAACAAATATCTAACAAAAATTTTATGCTCATTATTGGACTTGCAGGAGGAACAGGAAGTGGAAAAACAACGGTAGTACACCAAATTATGAACGAATTGCCAGACACTGAAGTTGGCGTAATTTCTCAAGATTCATATTATAAACAAACCGATAATTTATCTTTTGACGAAAGAGCATTAATCAATTTTGATCACCCTCGTGCCATAGATTTTGAATTATTGGTAAAACATTTAAAAGCGTTAAAAGCTGGTGAGACTATCGATCAGCCTGTATATTCTTTTATTCAGCATAACAGAACCGACGATACGGTTTCGACACATCCGAGAAAAGTAATGATTGTGGAAGGAATCTTAATTTTAACAAATCCTGAATTGCGCGATATGTTCGATATCAAGATTTTTGTTCACGCAGATTCTGATGAAAGATTAATTCGTCGTTTAAAAAGAGACATTTCTGAAAGAGGCCGTGATATTGACGAAGTTTTAAACCGCTATCAGACAACGTTAAAACCTATGCATGAGCAATTTATAGAACCATCTAAAGCTTTTGCAGACATCATTATCCCGAATGACAAATACAATACGGTAGCCATTGATGTAGTTCGTGCTGTAATTAATCAGAGAATTTCATAATTTTTATCGTAAATTTAAACCATAATAATCTAGGAGCTGGTTCCCGCTTTCGCTTTTGTTCCCGATAAAGAAAACCTACGGCAAAAAAGCTTTGTTTTCTAAATCGGGAGATACCGGCTCAAACGAAGTTCACTGAACACAAATAAAAAACAACGACTCGGTAAAGTAATCAGGGCTAAAGACAACACTAAAATACAAAAGAAATATTCGTTAAAATGAAATTTAAAAATCCATACAAAGACAAAAGATGGTTTAAATACCTTGGAAACAAATACGTTTGGGTTTTGCTGTTTTTTATTGTTTGGATGTTGTTTTTAGATAATTACTCTTATTTTGACCATCGCTTTTTAGACGAGCAGATACACGAACTTGAGGATAATAAAAAATATTATCAGGACGAAATCAAAAAAGATCAGGAGCAGATCAAACTGCTCAAAAATCCAGAACAAATTGAAAAATACGCTCGCGAAAAATATTTCATGAAAAAAGACAGCGAAGATATTTATATCATACAATTTGAAGGAGATACTATCCAAGAAAAAGAATAATCAAAAAAAATACAATGGCCACTAACCTATTCGACGATTTTAATCCGATTTCATCCAAACAATGGAAACAAAAAATTCAGTTTGAATTAGATGGAGCCGATTACAATCAAACTGTTATTTGGAATTCACCAGAAGATATTCAGGTAAAACCATTTTACCACAGCGACGAGTTTACAAAAGCTGCAGATGTAAATACTCAAGCGTCAGATTTTAAAATCTGCCAGAATATCTTTGTTTTTGATGTAGAAAAATCTATCGAAAGAGCTTTAAACACTTTGGAAAGAGGTGCAGAAAGCCTTCGTTTTACAATCGA
This genomic interval carries:
- the dnaA gene encoding chromosomal replication initiator protein DnaA; translated protein: MTKTAQSVWENCLSFIKDNIQDQAYKTWFEPIKSVELTDNALYIQVPSKFFYEWLEEHYVKLLKVALTKELGKNAKLLYKIKMENTYGNKQPFTEQLPSANRVPMKPQEVDAPFKNLNPELKNPFVIPGIRNLKIESQLNPNYSFDNFLEGDSNRLARSAGMAVANKPGGTSFNPLLIFGGVGLGKTHLAHAIGVEVKDKYPEKTVLYISAEIFTQQYIDSVKKNNRNDFIHFYQLIDVLIIDDVQFLSGKSGTQDVFFHIFNYLHQNGKQVILTSDKAPVDMQDIEQRLLSRFKWGLSAELHQPDYETRISILKNILYRDGVEMPEDILEYVARNIKSNVRELEGAIISLIAQSSFNKKEVTIELAKSVVEKFVKNVKREISIDYIQKIVSDYFQLDIETLQSKTRKRHVVQARQLAMFFAKKFTKASLANIGSQIGDRDHATVLHACKTVDNLVSTDKQFKKFVEDINKKLTL
- a CDS encoding SDR family oxidoreductase — translated: MSYTDKMLRDDALKGKVIVVTGGGSGLGKAMTKYFLELGAQVAITSRDLEKLKTTAAELESQTGGKCLPLQCDVRHYEEVENMLQATLKVFGKVDVLLNNAAGNFISPTERLSANAFDTVIDIVLKGSKNCTLAFGKHWIDTKQTSATILNIVTTYAWTGSAYVVPSATAKAGVLAMTRSLAVEWAKYGIRSNAIAPGPFPTKGAWDRLLPGDLSEKFDMAKKVPLKRVGDHQELANLAAYLVSDFSSYINGDVITIDGGEWLKGAGQFNLLEAIPEELWDQLEMMIKAKKNK
- a CDS encoding septum formation initiator family protein; translated protein: MKFKNPYKDKRWFKYLGNKYVWVLLFFIVWMLFLDNYSYFDHRFLDEQIHELEDNKKYYQDEIKKDQEQIKLLKNPEQIEKYAREKYFMKKDSEDIYIIQFEGDTIQEKE
- a CDS encoding low molecular weight protein-tyrosine-phosphatase; translated protein: MPVKILMVCLGNICRSPLAEGILASKLPQDLFLVDSAGTGSWHVGHCPDKRSIEVAKKYGINISSQKGRQIKVSDFDEFDYIYVMDNSNFRDVLHLAKTPEHKNKVRLILNDLFPNENVDVPDPYYGSANGFENVYKMLDEVTDLIADQLLKKHS
- a CDS encoding SAM-dependent methyltransferase encodes the protein MKSFGKLYLIPTTMGESDPMDVLPQTVRRTIEVIDHYIVENDKTARKSIKAVYPEKKQSELVLFTLNKRTETSEHNDFIKPLLDGKNMGLMSEAGCPGVADPGAAIVKLAHEKGIQVVPLVGPSSILLAMMASGMNGQSFTFNGYLPIDKDEKKSAIRHFEKLSYDKNQSQLFIETPYRNNKLIEDLLQILSPATHLCIAADITLPTEFIKTMKVSDWKKLKIDIDKRPAIFIIHKM
- the udk gene encoding uridine kinase encodes the protein MLIIGLAGGTGSGKTTVVHQIMNELPDTEVGVISQDSYYKQTDNLSFDERALINFDHPRAIDFELLVKHLKALKAGETIDQPVYSFIQHNRTDDTVSTHPRKVMIVEGILILTNPELRDMFDIKIFVHADSDERLIRRLKRDISERGRDIDEVLNRYQTTLKPMHEQFIEPSKAFADIIIPNDKYNTVAIDVVRAVINQRIS